TTCAACTCAGAATTGGAAGACCAACCGGAATTGTTAAATACAGATCCTTATGGAGATGGATGGATCATCAAGTTAGAAGTTGCTGATGGAGCAGATTTATCTGAATTGCTTTCTGCAGAAGATTACAAAGCAATCATTGGATAAGATTTCAAAAATATTTAGTAAGATATTGCCCATTTATTGGGCATTTCTTACTTATATGCTTCTCAAACCCGGAGAAGAGAACCATGAATATTGGTTCATGTTCAGCGGTATCGACAAAGTTTTGCATGTAAGTATATTTGCAGCCTTAGGTTTCTCTTTCATTGCCGCTTTTCCCAAAATAAAATTTTCTTATTTTTTTCAGATCATC
The Chryseobacterium tructae genome window above contains:
- a CDS encoding VanZ family protein is translated as MDKISKIFSKILPIYWAFLTYMLLKPGEENHEYWFMFSGIDKVLHVSIFAALGFSFIAAFPKIKFSYFFQIILIYAFLTEILQEEMGLGRSMETLDIVADVIGCLIGYYTYKLLIKRFF